From the genome of Muricauda sp. SCSIO 64092, one region includes:
- a CDS encoding DUF2911 domain-containing protein: MKNLFALTFFALALVTTEATAQKFSGLDKSPADIAAFPSSYKESNKAVRVIYSRPQLKGRDMGTLAPSGKVWRTGANEAAEITFYKDATFGGEKVAAGTYSLFTIPGDGEWTVILNKNLNQWGAYSYDNSADLVRVTSSVSTGDEALEAFSMAFKEVDGGAHLIMGWGTTRVATPVMF, encoded by the coding sequence ATGAAAAATCTATTTGCACTTACATTCTTTGCTCTGGCCTTGGTAACCACGGAAGCCACAGCACAAAAATTTAGCGGGTTGGACAAGAGTCCCGCGGACATTGCCGCTTTCCCATCCAGTTACAAGGAATCCAACAAAGCGGTCCGTGTCATTTACAGTCGTCCACAACTCAAGGGACGTGATATGGGTACTTTGGCCCCATCTGGCAAGGTATGGCGTACGGGAGCCAATGAAGCGGCTGAGATTACCTTTTACAAGGATGCCACTTTTGGTGGTGAAAAAGTAGCGGCTGGCACATATTCTTTATTTACAATTCCCGGTGATGGGGAATGGACCGTTATTTTGAACAAAAATCTAAACCAATGGGGAGCCTATTCCTATGACAATTCGGCCGATTTGGTTCGGGTTACTTCCAGTGTTTCCACTGGGGATGAGGCATTGGAAGCCTTTTCCATGGCATTTAAGGAAGTGGATGGCGGCGCCCATCTGATCATGGGCTGGGGAACCACCCGGGTTGCCACTCCAGTGATGTTCTAA
- the asnB gene encoding asparagine synthase B encodes MCGIVCAFDLKEPSGKLRPQLLEMSKKVRHRGPDWSGIYADEKAILAHERLAIVDPASGKQPLFSEDGKLVLAANGEIYNHRELRKRFEGDGLNGSKPKYKFQTQSDCEIILALYREKGVDFVDEMNGIFGFALYDSEKDEYFIARDHMGIIPLYIGWDKNGTFYVASELKALEGTCSKIELFPPGHYMHSSTGEFVQWYKRDWMAYEEVKENETSIQALHDALEAAVKRQLMSDVPYGVLLSGGLDSSVTSAIAKKYSQMRIESGDTTEAWWPQLHSFSVGLDGSPDLAAAQKVADHIGTIHHEIKFTIQEGLDAVRDVIYNLETYDITTIRASTPMYLMARVIKSMGIKMVLSGEGADELFGGYLYFHKAPSPKDFHEETVRKLDKLHMYDCLRANKSLAAWGIEGRVPFLDKEFMDVAMRINPKDKMITTERMEKWAVRKAFEDYLPESVAWRQKEQFSDGVGYSWIDTLKALVDEKISDEQMKNAHFKFPIQTPTTKEEYYYRSLFEEHFPSDAAALSVPQEPSVACSTKIALEWDEAFKNMNDPSGRAVAQVHEDAYVK; translated from the coding sequence ATGTGTGGAATTGTATGTGCGTTTGATTTAAAGGAGCCTTCAGGGAAACTTCGTCCACAATTGTTGGAAATGTCCAAAAAAGTGCGGCATCGCGGGCCGGACTGGAGTGGTATTTATGCTGATGAAAAGGCTATTTTGGCCCATGAACGATTGGCCATTGTAGATCCTGCTTCCGGAAAACAACCCTTGTTCAGTGAGGATGGGAAATTGGTGTTGGCGGCCAACGGGGAAATCTATAACCATAGGGAACTTAGGAAACGATTTGAAGGCGATGGGCTAAATGGGTCCAAACCGAAATATAAATTCCAAACACAATCGGATTGTGAAATTATTTTGGCGCTGTACCGGGAAAAAGGGGTGGATTTTGTGGACGAAATGAACGGAATCTTTGGTTTTGCCCTTTATGACAGCGAGAAGGATGAGTATTTTATTGCCCGTGACCATATGGGAATCATTCCCCTTTACATTGGCTGGGATAAGAACGGTACGTTTTACGTGGCTTCGGAACTAAAGGCATTGGAAGGTACCTGTTCCAAAATAGAACTTTTTCCACCAGGGCACTATATGCACAGCTCCACAGGGGAATTTGTACAATGGTATAAGCGTGATTGGATGGCGTATGAAGAAGTGAAGGAGAATGAAACCAGTATCCAGGCACTTCATGATGCCTTGGAAGCAGCGGTGAAGCGACAGTTAATGTCCGATGTGCCTTATGGTGTGCTTCTTTCTGGAGGCTTGGATTCATCGGTAACCTCGGCCATTGCGAAGAAATATTCACAAATGCGGATAGAATCGGGAGATACCACGGAAGCCTGGTGGCCCCAGTTGCATTCATTTTCCGTAGGTTTGGATGGTTCTCCGGATTTGGCGGCCGCACAAAAGGTGGCAGATCATATAGGAACCATCCACCATGAAATAAAATTTACCATCCAAGAAGGATTGGATGCCGTACGGGATGTTATCTACAATTTGGAAACCTACGACATCACCACCATAAGGGCTTCAACGCCAATGTACCTCATGGCCAGGGTAATCAAATCCATGGGGATAAAAATGGTACTTTCAGGGGAAGGGGCCGATGAGCTTTTTGGTGGATATCTCTATTTTCACAAAGCACCGAGCCCAAAGGATTTTCATGAGGAAACCGTTCGTAAATTGGACAAACTCCATATGTACGATTGTCTTAGGGCCAATAAATCCCTTGCTGCATGGGGAATTGAAGGCCGTGTTCCCTTTTTGGACAAAGAATTTATGGATGTGGCCATGCGCATCAATCCAAAGGATAAGATGATCACTACGGAGCGTATGGAAAAATGGGCCGTACGCAAGGCTTTTGAGGACTACCTGCCGGAAAGTGTGGCGTGGCGTCAAAAAGAACAGTTTTCCGATGGGGTCGGTTACAGTTGGATAGATACCTTAAAAGCTTTGGTGGATGAAAAAATCAGCGATGAACAAATGAAGAATGCCCATTTTAAGTTTCCCATCCAAACACCAACGACCAAGGAAGAGTACTACTACCGCTCCCTATTTGAAGAACATTTCCCTTCCGATGCGGCTGCATTGAGTGTGCCCCAGGAACCTTCGGTGGCCTGTAGCACCAAGATTGCCCTGGAATGGGACGAGGCCTTTAAAAATATGAACGATCCTTCTGGACGTGCTGTTGCCCAGGTCCATGAGGATGCCTATGTAAAATAG
- the gyrB gene encoding DNA topoisomerase (ATP-hydrolyzing) subunit B, translated as MSEETKSPQYSADSIQALEGMEHVRMRPSMYIGDVGTRGLHHLVYEVVDNSIDEAMGGHCDTISVTINEDNSITVQDNGRGIPVGLHKKEGVSALEVVMTKIGAGGKFDKDSYKVSGGLHGVGVSCVNALSEHLKATVHREGKVWEQEYERGKTLYPVKSVGDSDKNGTIVTFHPDKTIFTQTTEYNYDTLANRMRELAYLNKGVTINLTDKRNTDDKGEFVSETFYSEEGLKEFIKFLDETRVPLIQNVIAMEGEKNGIPVEVAMIYNTGFSENLHSYVNNINTHEGGTHLSGFRRGLTSTLKKYADNSGLLDKLKFEISGDDFREGLTAIVSVKVAEPQFEGQTKTKLGNREVTSAVSQAVSEMLTDYLEEHPDDAKQIVEKVKLAAQARHAAAKAREMVQRKNPMGGGGLPGKLSDCSDQDPENCELFLVEGDSAGGTAKMGRDRNFQAILPLRGKILNVEKAMQHKVFENEEIKNIYTALGVTIGTEEDSKALNLEKLRYHKVVIMCDADVDGSHIETLILTFFFRYMRELIEGGHVYIATPPLYLVKKGSKKRYAWNDAERDEIVESMKGGAGIQRYKGLGEMNAEQLWDTTMNPEFRTLRQVSIENATESDRIFSMLMGDEVPPRREFIEKNAVYANIDA; from the coding sequence ATGAGCGAAGAAACAAAATCACCCCAATATTCAGCTGATAGTATTCAGGCATTGGAGGGCATGGAACACGTTCGCATGCGACCTTCCATGTATATAGGCGATGTTGGGACAAGAGGGCTCCATCATTTGGTATATGAAGTCGTGGACAACTCCATTGACGAGGCCATGGGTGGTCATTGTGATACCATAAGTGTCACCATTAATGAGGACAATTCCATTACCGTACAGGACAATGGTCGTGGTATTCCCGTGGGACTGCATAAAAAGGAAGGGGTTTCGGCGCTTGAGGTCGTAATGACCAAAATTGGTGCAGGGGGAAAATTTGATAAGGACTCCTATAAGGTTTCCGGTGGTCTCCATGGTGTAGGGGTATCCTGTGTCAACGCCCTTTCGGAACATTTAAAAGCCACCGTCCACCGGGAAGGTAAGGTATGGGAGCAGGAATATGAGCGCGGAAAAACATTGTATCCCGTAAAAAGTGTGGGAGACAGTGATAAGAACGGGACTATAGTGACCTTTCATCCGGACAAGACCATTTTTACGCAAACCACGGAATATAATTATGACACCCTCGCCAATCGTATGCGGGAATTGGCCTATTTGAACAAAGGGGTCACCATTAACCTTACGGATAAAAGGAATACCGATGACAAGGGGGAATTTGTTTCCGAAACCTTTTACTCCGAAGAAGGACTAAAGGAATTCATCAAGTTTTTGGATGAGACCCGGGTACCATTGATCCAGAATGTCATAGCAATGGAAGGGGAGAAGAACGGAATTCCCGTTGAGGTGGCGATGATTTACAATACCGGTTTTTCAGAAAACCTTCATAGCTATGTCAATAACATCAATACCCATGAGGGAGGGACCCATCTTTCCGGGTTTAGAAGGGGATTGACCTCTACCCTAAAAAAGTATGCGGACAATTCCGGTCTCCTGGACAAGTTGAAATTTGAAATCTCGGGGGATGACTTCCGTGAAGGGCTAACGGCCATTGTTTCCGTAAAAGTTGCGGAGCCACAATTTGAGGGCCAAACGAAAACCAAACTTGGGAACCGAGAGGTGACCAGTGCCGTGAGTCAAGCCGTTTCAGAGATGTTGACGGATTATTTGGAAGAACACCCCGACGATGCCAAACAAATCGTTGAAAAGGTAAAGCTTGCCGCGCAAGCCCGCCATGCCGCGGCCAAGGCCCGCGAAATGGTCCAACGTAAAAATCCAATGGGCGGAGGTGGACTTCCCGGTAAACTGTCGGACTGCTCCGATCAAGACCCGGAAAACTGCGAATTGTTCCTTGTGGAGGGAGATTCCGCGGGAGGTACGGCGAAAATGGGTCGGGACAGGAATTTTCAGGCCATTCTTCCCTTGCGGGGAAAGATTTTGAACGTGGAAAAAGCCATGCAGCACAAGGTATTCGAGAACGAAGAAATTAAGAATATCTATACGGCACTTGGGGTAACCATCGGTACGGAGGAAGACAGTAAAGCACTGAACCTTGAGAAATTACGCTATCATAAGGTGGTGATCATGTGTGATGCAGATGTGGATGGGAGTCATATTGAGACCCTAATTTTGACCTTCTTCTTCCGTTATATGCGGGAATTGATAGAAGGAGGGCATGTCTACATAGCAACCCCTCCCCTGTATTTGGTCAAGAAAGGCAGCAAAAAACGCTATGCCTGGAACGATGCCGAACGCGATGAAATTGTGGAATCCATGAAGGGGGGTGCCGGTATTCAGCGTTATAAAGGTCTAGGTGAAATGAATGCGGAACAGCTCTGGGATACTACTATGAATCCGGAATTCAGGACATTAAGACAGGTAAGTATTGAAAATGCGACGGAATCCGATCGTATTTTCTCCATGTTAATGGGAGATGAAGTCCCTCCAAGACGGGAATTTATTGAAAAGAACGCAGTTTACGCCAACATAGATGCGTAG
- a CDS encoding GNAT family N-acetyltransferase yields the protein MDMETISLRKATIKDRALVIDFDYNLDKVEHIQLKRAEKITKAIIDKECFIILADNSVIGFVIFDYRFFGLGWIELIIVGEKHRGKGIGGQAIDLICQQSKTDKVFTSTNSSNIQMQKALGKVGFSFAGEVNGLDEGDPELFYYKEINHKKAKN from the coding sequence ATGGATATGGAAACCATTAGTTTAAGAAAGGCAACCATAAAAGACAGGGCATTAGTCATTGACTTTGATTATAACCTGGATAAAGTTGAGCATATCCAACTAAAGAGAGCGGAAAAGATAACAAAAGCAATAATCGATAAGGAGTGCTTTATCATCTTGGCAGATAACAGTGTAATTGGTTTTGTCATATTTGATTATCGTTTCTTTGGTCTGGGATGGATAGAACTCATTATTGTAGGGGAAAAACATAGAGGAAAAGGAATAGGTGGACAAGCGATTGACCTTATATGCCAACAAAGTAAGACAGATAAGGTGTTTACTTCAACCAATAGTTCCAATATTCAAATGCAAAAAGCATTGGGTAAGGTTGGTTTTTCTTTTGCAGGTGAAGTAAACGGTTTGGATGAAGGAGACCCTGAACTATTTTACTATAAAGAGATTAACCATAAGAAAGCGAAAAATTAA
- the mdh gene encoding malate dehydrogenase, producing the protein MKVTVVGAGAVGASCAEYIAIKDFTSEVVLLDIKEGYAEGKAMDLMQTASLNGFDTKITGTTNDYSKTAGSDIAVITSGIPRKPGMTREELIGINAGIVKTVAENLLKHSPNTIIIVVSNPMDTMTYLVHKATDLPKERIIGMGGALDSARFKYRLAEALEAPISDIDGMVIGGHSDKGMVPLIAHATRNSIKVSEFLDEEKMDWVVQETKVGGATLTKLLGTSAWYAPGAAVSSLVQAIACDQKKMFPCSTYLEGEYGLQDICIGVPVILGKNGIEKVVEIELSDAEKAKLTESAQGVSNTNGLLEV; encoded by the coding sequence ATGAAAGTCACAGTTGTAGGTGCTGGAGCAGTAGGAGCCAGCTGCGCGGAGTACATCGCGATAAAGGATTTTACTTCAGAAGTAGTGTTGTTGGACATTAAGGAAGGCTACGCCGAAGGAAAGGCCATGGACCTCATGCAGACCGCTTCTTTGAACGGTTTTGACACCAAAATTACAGGGACCACCAATGATTATTCCAAAACTGCCGGTAGCGACATTGCTGTGATTACTTCGGGAATTCCGAGAAAACCGGGAATGACCCGTGAAGAACTCATTGGAATAAATGCAGGAATTGTGAAAACGGTGGCCGAGAACTTGTTGAAACACTCTCCAAACACCATTATTATTGTGGTGAGCAACCCTATGGATACCATGACCTATTTGGTCCATAAAGCTACGGACCTGCCTAAAGAAAGGATTATTGGGATGGGCGGTGCTTTGGATAGTGCACGGTTTAAATACCGATTGGCCGAAGCCCTGGAAGCACCCATTTCCGATATTGACGGAATGGTTATCGGCGGACACAGTGATAAGGGCATGGTTCCCTTAATTGCACATGCAACGCGAAATAGCATCAAAGTATCCGAGTTCCTGGATGAAGAAAAAATGGATTGGGTGGTTCAGGAAACCAAGGTTGGTGGTGCCACTTTGACCAAATTACTGGGAACCAGTGCCTGGTATGCCCCAGGAGCAGCAGTTTCATCCCTGGTACAGGCCATTGCCTGTGACCAGAAAAAAATGTTCCCATGCTCTACCTATCTGGAAGGGGAATATGGGTTACAGGATATCTGTATAGGAGTACCCGTTATTTTGGGCAAAAATGGTATTGAAAAAGTGGTCGAGATTGAACTGTCCGATGCTGAAAAAGCCAAGCTGACTGAAAGTGCCCAGGGCGTAAGCAATACCAACGGGCTGTTGGAGGTGTAA
- a CDS encoding DUF6588 family protein — protein sequence MKKLVLLVLTISCVSLVKAQDLNDLFISGVEDAERFANSYLAPVQEAGIYSISNGWYNTADAKPLGGFEISIIGNITGFNNKNDKKAFVLDPSEYDNLDFVDNPGQAREVSTALGDIENVIVFVEDETGLVREEFELPSGLAAEDFNFIPSGFIQASVGLIKGLEVKARFLPKINFDDDAEIGLFGAGVQYEFTKLLPADKVLPVAISAVIGYTNLSGEYDFTESLDVQGENQSIDASIKTWNFSAVVSTRKIPVINFYGGIGYITGQSDIDLNGTYVVTSGPFQQTYEDPFSVSQDASGVVASLGTKIKLGFFRLNAEYNISEFSTFTAGMSFGFR from the coding sequence ATGAAAAAGCTTGTACTATTGGTATTGACCATATCCTGCGTTTCTTTGGTAAAGGCACAAGATCTTAATGACCTGTTTATTTCCGGTGTGGAGGATGCGGAACGTTTTGCAAATTCCTATTTGGCCCCGGTTCAAGAAGCGGGTATCTATAGTATTTCCAATGGATGGTACAACACCGCAGATGCAAAACCTTTAGGCGGATTTGAAATCTCCATTATCGGTAACATCACTGGGTTTAACAATAAGAATGATAAAAAGGCATTTGTATTGGACCCTTCTGAATATGACAACCTGGATTTTGTGGACAATCCTGGACAGGCCAGGGAGGTTTCCACGGCCTTGGGTGATATAGAGAACGTTATTGTGTTTGTTGAGGACGAAACGGGCTTGGTAAGGGAAGAATTCGAATTGCCCTCCGGATTGGCCGCTGAAGACTTTAATTTTATACCGTCCGGATTTATCCAGGCCAGTGTTGGCTTGATAAAAGGGTTGGAGGTGAAGGCACGTTTCCTTCCCAAAATCAATTTTGATGACGATGCCGAAATTGGCTTGTTTGGTGCGGGAGTCCAGTATGAATTCACCAAACTTTTGCCAGCGGATAAAGTATTGCCCGTTGCCATTTCGGCGGTTATTGGTTACACCAACCTAAGTGGTGAGTACGATTTTACGGAGTCTTTGGACGTACAAGGGGAAAATCAAAGCATAGATGCCTCCATTAAGACGTGGAATTTTAGCGCCGTGGTTTCAACGCGTAAAATTCCCGTAATTAACTTTTACGGGGGTATCGGATACATCACCGGACAATCGGATATTGATCTTAACGGAACCTATGTGGTTACTTCCGGGCCCTTCCAACAAACTTATGAAGATCCCTTTTCGGTATCACAGGACGCCAGTGGCGTTGTGGCCAGTTTAGGCACCAAAATAAAATTGGGGTTCTTTAGGTTGAATGCCGAGTACAATATCTCCGAATTCAGCACTTTTACGGCTGGAATGAGCTTTGGGTTTAGATAA
- a CDS encoding nuclear transport factor 2 family protein translates to MTKNSNKDRCLTYLRKYAEKDLDAITELFSENIVLRDWKIRVEGKQKALEETQKNFEAADSIAIEVLSTYGNENTVAAELKITVDTVEELYVVDVITFDANGQIASIRAYLGRGDG, encoded by the coding sequence ATGACGAAAAACTCAAATAAGGACAGGTGCCTGACCTATTTAAGAAAGTATGCCGAAAAAGATTTGGACGCCATTACAGAACTATTTTCTGAAAACATCGTATTGCGGGATTGGAAGATTCGGGTGGAGGGAAAGCAGAAAGCCCTGGAAGAAACGCAAAAGAACTTTGAAGCCGCTGATTCCATAGCCATTGAGGTACTCTCAACCTACGGGAATGAAAATACGGTGGCCGCAGAATTGAAAATTACCGTAGATACTGTGGAAGAACTTTACGTTGTCGATGTGATTACATTTGATGCCAACGGCCAAATTGCATCAATTCGAGCCTATTTGGGCAGGGGTGACGGGTAG
- a CDS encoding TolB family protein, whose protein sequence is MKKVPVMTHSFPILLLGMLVSLLLSCQRTSAQLKPTIFEPKNISTDSIEYAPSFSPSGSEIYFSKSNDQWGKGGMRSAIHYSVKTDQKWSKPKLASFSGQYDDSAPHITNKGRTLYFISQRPSANGQHTSQDIWKVERDENDKWGTPMRLDSPINSSANEYCLRIDGYGNLYFASDRKGGYGQGDLYVVKKTTNGYSAPINLGKSFNTEKGEWNLEVNKEGNMIIFEASERAQNRSFYGDLYISFKLNGKWSLPQNIQEINTTGSDLYPELREGENRLYFSSSDSLRSVRTNIYFTEFSSLKDKYGKSAVFPK, encoded by the coding sequence ATGAAAAAGGTACCGGTTATGACCCATTCGTTCCCCATACTACTTTTAGGTATGCTGGTATCCCTTTTGCTTAGCTGTCAAAGGACATCGGCACAATTGAAACCCACGATTTTCGAACCGAAAAACATATCCACCGATTCCATAGAATATGCACCAAGCTTTTCGCCTTCAGGTTCGGAAATATACTTCTCGAAAAGTAATGATCAATGGGGAAAGGGTGGGATGAGGAGTGCCATCCATTATTCGGTCAAAACGGACCAAAAATGGTCGAAGCCGAAATTGGCGTCCTTTTCCGGTCAATATGATGATAGTGCCCCCCATATCACCAATAAGGGAAGGACGCTATATTTTATTTCCCAAAGACCTTCAGCCAATGGGCAACACACTTCTCAGGATATATGGAAAGTGGAAAGGGATGAAAATGACAAATGGGGAACCCCCATGAGGCTGGACAGTCCCATCAATTCCTCGGCAAATGAGTATTGCCTACGGATCGATGGCTACGGCAATCTATATTTTGCGTCCGACCGTAAAGGAGGATACGGCCAAGGCGACCTGTACGTGGTTAAAAAGACAACCAATGGGTATAGTGCTCCCATCAATTTGGGGAAGTCGTTCAATACGGAAAAAGGGGAATGGAACCTGGAAGTGAACAAGGAAGGCAATATGATCATTTTTGAAGCTTCCGAAAGAGCACAGAACCGCTCTTTTTATGGGGATCTCTATATAAGTTTCAAGCTAAATGGCAAATGGTCTTTACCCCAAAATATTCAGGAGATAAATACGACAGGGAGCGATCTTTATCCAGAATTGCGGGAGGGCGAAAATAGGCTGTATTTCTCCAGTAGTGATAGTTTGAGAAGTGTCCGAACAAATATTTATTTCACTGAATTTAGCAGCCTAAAGGATAAATACGGTAAAAGTGCGGTTTTTCCGAAGTGA